One window of Thermocoleostomius sinensis A174 genomic DNA carries:
- a CDS encoding carbohydrate ABC transporter permease, with product MTTITPADPQVQPQSKESSFPWRKILFAIAVVAIVIFSLAPILWQVLTSFKTNEDISAVPNVYFPTRLTLQHYIEIFARRPFLNYMLNSAFVAITSTLLCLLLGTPAAYALARLRLPGERIVLAIVLVVTLFPYILLFLGLLEIVRATGLANNFLALIVPYTAMNVPLTILVMRSFFQQLPRDLEDSAKVDGYTTWGMLAKILMPMTVPALVTTGILTFIAAWNEFLFALTFITRESMKTIPVAVAQLSGSSVFEIPYGAQAAATVVGTIPLVILVLLFQRRIVQGLTSGAVKG from the coding sequence ATGACCACCATTACCCCTGCTGATCCACAGGTACAACCTCAATCCAAAGAGTCGAGCTTTCCCTGGCGCAAAATTCTGTTTGCGATCGCCGTTGTCGCCATTGTTATCTTCAGCCTAGCCCCCATTCTTTGGCAAGTATTGACCTCGTTCAAAACCAACGAAGACATTTCGGCGGTTCCCAATGTTTACTTTCCCACTCGGCTGACGCTGCAACATTACATTGAGATTTTTGCCCGGCGCCCCTTTCTCAACTACATGCTCAACAGTGCCTTTGTCGCCATTACTTCAACGCTGTTGTGTTTGCTGCTGGGAACCCCAGCGGCCTATGCCTTGGCGCGGTTGCGCTTGCCCGGAGAGCGAATTGTGCTGGCGATCGTGCTTGTGGTGACGTTGTTCCCATATATTCTGCTGTTTCTAGGGCTGCTGGAAATTGTTCGAGCCACTGGTCTAGCCAATAATTTCCTAGCGTTGATTGTTCCCTATACAGCAATGAACGTACCGCTGACCATATTAGTGATGCGCAGTTTCTTTCAGCAGCTTCCTCGTGACCTAGAAGACTCGGCCAAGGTCGATGGCTATACCACCTGGGGAATGTTGGCCAAGATTCTGATGCCCATGACGGTTCCAGCCTTGGTCACTACTGGTATTCTCACCTTTATTGCCGCCTGGAATGAATTTTTGTTTGCGCTTACCTTCATCACCCGCGAGTCGATGAAGACCATTCCTGTCGCTGTGGCTCAACTCAGCGGCAGTAGCGTCTTTGAGATTCCCTATGGTGCTCAGGCAGCGGCTACGGTGGTTGGGACAATTCCGCTGGTGATTCTCGTTCTCCTCTTCCAACGCCGTATTGTGCAAGGTCTGACTTCCGGCGCGGTGAAAGGATAA
- a CDS encoding FadR/GntR family transcriptional regulator gives MPTPRHVSSPISQRSTQRSADALLRGPKPTINPFEVTLERLGSAIKMGLYEPGDQLPSERDIAKLMGISRATVREAIRLLVEQGILTVKRGRSGGTFVSENPPSEALLELRRRLHTSGATLSEILDHRLVVETGIVELAAQRAQADQLEELQALVNVMQQADSYAVYRKLDIRFHLLIAKATQTNRLPAIVADIHSELSDLLQTAPYSRSQQSHSTQQHQEILDAMQQQDGVSAREVMQEHILATNSFLKGLL, from the coding sequence ATGCCTACCCCGCGCCACGTATCCAGTCCTATTAGCCAGCGATCGACTCAGCGATCGGCCGATGCGTTGTTGCGAGGCCCTAAGCCCACCATTAATCCCTTTGAAGTCACCCTAGAGCGACTGGGATCGGCTATTAAAATGGGACTATATGAGCCGGGCGATCAACTGCCTAGTGAACGAGACATCGCCAAATTGATGGGGATCAGTCGGGCAACGGTGCGGGAAGCAATTCGCCTCCTAGTGGAACAAGGCATTCTTACGGTAAAGCGGGGGCGATCGGGCGGTACGTTTGTTTCTGAAAACCCGCCCTCAGAAGCGCTGTTGGAGTTGCGACGACGACTTCATACCAGTGGTGCTACTTTATCTGAAATTTTGGATCATCGTTTGGTGGTCGAAACTGGAATTGTGGAACTGGCGGCCCAACGTGCACAAGCCGATCAATTAGAAGAATTGCAAGCGTTAGTGAATGTGATGCAGCAGGCCGATAGTTACGCGGTTTATCGCAAACTAGACATTCGCTTTCATCTATTAATTGCCAAAGCGACGCAAACGAATCGACTTCCGGCGATCGTAGCTGACATTCACTCAGAATTATCGGACTTACTGCAAACGGCTCCCTATAGCCGCTCTCAACAAAGCCACTCGACGCAACAACATCAAGAGATTCTTGATGCGATGCAGCAGCAAGATGGAGTTTCCGCCAGAGAGGTGATGCAAGAACATATCCTTGCAACCAACAGCTTTTTGAAGGGATTACTCTAA
- a CDS encoding phytanoyl-CoA dioxygenase family protein gives MSLITSDQIEQFHRDGFLVVRNLMNPARMQRLADRVESLFAGNFETGVYPDEWYWNPRLGLPGASGQMSNVWKSDRAFASVVFSAELAEISASLGGWSGTRVLTDSLWMKPYGASETTHHQDSMYCHYHTPQDLVICWLALSPAMPGASTIEYVPGSHRWTLSQTVAEFHATSRGYRSEMEQAAKRAGIETPTVLQLSLNPGDCAFHHGHMWHGSGKNLKPNFLRRSLVISHIPSTARFKSTGTYVPGGYLPGRYKRFGDDTMDESFFPIAWQQDGYRTPFLQNYCLQENDLDEDDREQAWIIGESQNHALSTY, from the coding sequence ATGTCGCTGATCACTTCTGACCAAATTGAGCAATTTCACCGCGATGGCTTCTTAGTTGTCCGCAATCTCATGAATCCGGCGCGGATGCAACGCTTAGCCGATCGAGTGGAATCGCTGTTTGCAGGCAACTTTGAAACGGGTGTTTATCCAGACGAGTGGTATTGGAACCCACGGTTGGGACTACCGGGAGCATCTGGACAAATGAGCAATGTCTGGAAAAGCGATCGGGCTTTTGCGTCGGTAGTATTTTCAGCCGAGTTGGCTGAAATCAGCGCCAGCTTGGGCGGCTGGAGCGGAACGCGAGTCTTAACCGATAGCCTATGGATGAAACCCTATGGCGCATCCGAAACAACGCATCATCAAGACTCGATGTACTGCCACTATCACACACCCCAGGACTTGGTGATTTGTTGGTTGGCTCTCAGCCCCGCCATGCCTGGAGCCAGCACGATCGAATATGTTCCTGGTTCCCACCGCTGGACGTTATCGCAAACCGTTGCAGAATTTCATGCCACTAGTAGGGGCTATCGCAGCGAGATGGAACAAGCCGCTAAGCGGGCTGGGATTGAAACCCCTACTGTTCTGCAATTATCGCTGAATCCAGGGGACTGTGCCTTTCATCATGGGCACATGTGGCACGGCTCTGGTAAAAACCTCAAGCCCAATTTCCTCCGTCGCAGTTTGGTCATTTCGCATATTCCCTCAACGGCGCGGTTTAAGTCTACTGGCACTTATGTTCCTGGTGGCTATTTGCCAGGGCGCTACAAACGCTTTGGCGATGACACAATGGATGAAAGCTTTTTTCCAATCGCTTGGCAACAAGATGGCTACCGCACGCCCTTCTTACAGAATTATTGTTTACAGGAAAATGACTTAGACGAGGACGATCGAGAGCAGGCTTGGATAATCGGGGAGTCACAGAATCATGCGCTATCAACCTATTGA
- a CDS encoding phytanoyl-CoA dioxygenase family protein → MRYQPIEFSEAQILQFRQQGFLILDRFLPLEVVKHIDDRLDPLFATRLETGIYPDEWHGRPGLSRPHATRQMVGLWRCDRTVASLSLSAEVARLNATLAGWSGARLAMDSCWLKPPNAPEVAFHRNSTYVSCIDPAAIVTCWIALNSITAQMGTLEVVPGSHHWPGSDQFRFVHAPEGDYRQPLWQAARDAKIDRSTIVPIELPAGGCVFLHGDLWHGSGCNTTNQWRRSFAISTLPVNACFQPPGTGVGYIFSRYRCANSSTLDDSFFPVLWTNTGARSPMVKEYCSDILAIC, encoded by the coding sequence ATGCGCTATCAACCTATTGAATTCAGCGAGGCGCAAATTCTTCAGTTTCGCCAGCAAGGATTTCTCATCCTCGATCGGTTTTTGCCCCTTGAGGTGGTGAAGCACATTGACGATCGGCTTGATCCCCTATTTGCTACCCGCTTAGAAACAGGCATTTATCCGGATGAATGGCACGGACGCCCCGGACTAAGCCGTCCCCATGCAACGCGGCAGATGGTTGGACTGTGGCGCTGCGATCGAACCGTGGCCAGTTTGTCGTTGTCGGCTGAGGTGGCGCGACTGAATGCAACCCTGGCAGGCTGGTCTGGCGCACGCTTGGCGATGGATAGCTGTTGGCTAAAGCCGCCCAACGCACCCGAAGTCGCATTTCATCGCAACTCTACCTACGTTAGTTGCATTGATCCGGCGGCCATTGTCACCTGTTGGATTGCCCTCAACTCCATCACGGCACAAATGGGTACCTTAGAAGTTGTTCCCGGATCGCATCACTGGCCTGGCTCCGATCAGTTTCGCTTTGTGCATGCGCCCGAAGGAGATTATCGCCAACCACTGTGGCAAGCCGCACGGGATGCCAAAATCGATCGCTCTACCATTGTGCCAATCGAATTACCGGCTGGCGGCTGTGTATTTCTGCATGGCGACCTGTGGCATGGGTCTGGATGCAATACAACCAATCAATGGCGGCGCAGTTTTGCCATCAGCACCTTGCCGGTCAATGCTTGCTTTCAACCCCCAGGGACAGGGGTGGGTTATATTTTCAGCCGCTACCGTTGTGCTAACAGTTCTACCTTAGACGACAGCTTTTTCCCAGTGTTGTGGACGAACACAGGCGCTCGATCGCCCATGGTCAAGGAATATTGCTCAGATATTTTGGCAATTTGCTAG
- a CDS encoding type 1 glutamine amidotransferase gives MQLAATNPPKILVIRHEACTSLGLLGQALSPDHRVHYLNFFQGEQLTDVITDYSHLVVLGGAISAYEADRHSFLHDEFHLIETAMAAEIPTLGICLGAQILAKVLGANVYRGAAGREAGWCEVELLEAASRDRLLRSFPKRFRVFQSHQDTFEIPTGAVRLAQSAQYPNQAFCYGDRIWALQFHLEFDEHVLTDCAAVITQELYDSGIHTTTVSDLLAAAKRHSPAVAPLAHQFMQQFFQLPTLNSQSPNPNS, from the coding sequence ATGCAACTTGCTGCAACCAATCCGCCAAAGATACTTGTAATTCGCCATGAGGCTTGCACTAGCTTAGGGCTATTGGGGCAAGCGCTCTCCCCCGATCACAGAGTTCACTATCTCAATTTCTTTCAAGGTGAGCAGTTAACGGATGTGATTACCGACTACTCGCACTTGGTTGTGTTAGGTGGAGCCATCAGTGCCTACGAAGCCGATCGCCATTCCTTTCTGCATGACGAATTTCACCTGATTGAAACGGCGATGGCGGCTGAAATTCCTACGCTTGGAATTTGTCTAGGGGCGCAGATTTTAGCCAAAGTTTTAGGAGCTAATGTCTATCGTGGCGCTGCTGGACGAGAAGCTGGTTGGTGTGAGGTAGAGTTACTAGAGGCTGCTAGTCGGGATCGGTTGCTGCGCTCGTTTCCCAAACGGTTTCGCGTGTTTCAATCGCACCAAGACACCTTTGAGATTCCGACTGGAGCGGTGCGGCTGGCCCAAAGTGCTCAATATCCCAATCAAGCTTTTTGCTATGGCGATCGGATATGGGCGTTACAATTTCATCTAGAGTTTGACGAGCATGTGTTAACCGATTGCGCCGCCGTCATTACCCAAGAACTCTACGACAGTGGTATTCACACTACCACCGTCTCAGATTTACTAGCAGCAGCGAAACGTCATTCTCCTGCCGTTGCCCCCCTTGCCCATCAATTCATGCAGCAGTTTTTTCAACTTCCAACCCTCAATTCCCAATCCCCCAACCCTAACTCTTAA
- a CDS encoding ABC transporter ATP-binding protein encodes MAKLELIHLNKTYSPKIIPVKDVSLSVDDGEFLTLLGPSGCGKSTILRLIAGLEQPTHGEIRINGRDVTNAPPGDRNIAMVFQSYALYPHMSVYDNIASGLKLKKVPSEEIRVRIEQVSDFLGLGSLMQRKPGQLSGGQRQRVALGRALVRQPDVFLLDEPLSNLDALLREQVRAELKQIFETQNTPVVYVTHDQTEAMTLSTKVAVLYNGDLQQLDSPRRIYTHPANRFVAGFVGSPQMNLLDLRCDGRFAILGNYKIPLPNGLQSPGHIVLGIRPEHVRLADASDSHPIAAKVILKENLGMSDLISTRVDGAENLLLRALLPSDRPWQEESIKLTLPLDAIHWFHPDTGERLNSENLQVVR; translated from the coding sequence ATGGCCAAACTTGAACTGATTCACCTCAATAAAACCTATTCACCCAAGATTATTCCCGTTAAGGATGTTAGCCTTAGCGTGGACGACGGTGAATTTTTGACGTTGCTGGGACCTTCTGGATGTGGTAAATCTACCATTCTGCGGCTGATTGCCGGGCTGGAACAACCCACCCATGGCGAAATTCGGATTAATGGTCGTGATGTCACCAATGCTCCGCCGGGCGATCGCAATATTGCGATGGTGTTCCAAAGCTACGCGCTCTATCCGCACATGTCGGTATATGACAACATTGCGTCTGGGCTAAAGCTGAAAAAAGTGCCATCCGAAGAAATTCGAGTCCGCATTGAGCAGGTGAGCGATTTCTTGGGACTAGGTAGCCTGATGCAACGCAAGCCCGGTCAGCTTTCCGGAGGACAACGACAGCGAGTCGCGTTGGGACGGGCGTTGGTACGGCAACCAGATGTGTTTTTGTTAGATGAACCGTTAAGCAACCTAGATGCCCTACTGCGGGAACAAGTTCGGGCGGAACTGAAACAAATTTTTGAGACTCAAAACACGCCTGTTGTCTATGTAACGCACGATCAAACCGAAGCAATGACCCTGTCTACGAAAGTTGCGGTGCTCTATAATGGCGATTTGCAACAACTAGATTCGCCTCGGCGGATTTACACCCATCCTGCGAACCGATTTGTGGCGGGGTTTGTAGGTAGCCCCCAAATGAACTTGTTGGATCTGAGGTGCGACGGCCGGTTTGCGATTTTGGGGAATTATAAGATTCCCTTACCGAACGGACTACAGTCGCCGGGGCATATTGTGTTGGGAATTCGACCGGAGCATGTACGGCTCGCCGATGCGAGTGATAGCCATCCGATCGCTGCAAAGGTCATCTTAAAAGAAAACCTAGGAATGAGTGATTTGATTAGCACTCGTGTGGATGGAGCCGAGAACTTGTTGCTGCGGGCCTTATTGCCCAGCGATCGTCCTTGGCAAGAAGAATCTATCAAACTAACGTTGCCATTAGACGCCATTCATTGGTTCCATCCCGATACGGGCGAACGGTTAAACAGTGAGAACCTACAGGTGGTTCGATAG
- a CDS encoding response regulator transcription factor, with the protein MPRILVIDDDPAISELVAVNLEMAGYDVSQAPDGIKGQALALQLIPDLIMLDLMLPKVDGFTVCQRLRRDDRTADIPVLMLTALGQTQDKVEGFNAGADDYLTKPFEIEEMLARVRALLRRTDRIPQAAKHTEILNFGPLTLVPERLEAIWFDHTVKLTHLEFELLHCLLQRHGQTVSPSEILKEVWGYDPNDDIETIRVHVRHLRTKLEPDPRHPRYIKTVYGAGYCLELPTTGGQASSTSDDVEPSEL; encoded by the coding sequence ATGCCTCGTATACTTGTCATCGATGATGATCCTGCAATTTCGGAATTGGTCGCGGTCAACCTAGAGATGGCTGGGTATGACGTGAGCCAAGCGCCAGATGGTATTAAAGGTCAGGCTTTAGCACTCCAGCTAATTCCTGATCTAATTATGTTGGACTTAATGCTGCCGAAGGTAGATGGTTTTACGGTGTGTCAGCGTCTTCGCCGAGACGATCGCACGGCCGATATTCCAGTGTTGATGTTGACGGCGCTGGGGCAAACTCAAGATAAAGTCGAAGGCTTTAATGCTGGGGCTGATGATTACTTGACTAAACCCTTCGAGATTGAGGAAATGTTAGCGCGGGTGCGGGCGTTACTGCGGCGAACCGATCGCATTCCTCAAGCGGCGAAACATACCGAAATTCTCAACTTCGGGCCACTCACCCTCGTGCCGGAGCGGCTTGAAGCCATTTGGTTTGATCACACTGTTAAACTGACGCATTTAGAGTTTGAACTGTTACACTGTTTGCTTCAGCGCCACGGACAAACCGTATCGCCAAGTGAGATTCTCAAAGAGGTATGGGGATACGATCCCAATGACGACATTGAAACCATTCGCGTACACGTTCGTCATCTACGCACCAAGCTAGAACCTGATCCTCGTCATCCTCGTTACATCAAAACCGTGTATGGTGCTGGTTATTGCCTGGAGCTACCAACAACTGGAGGGCAAGCGTCCTCAACTTCAGACGATGTTGAACCCTCTGAACTCTAA